The following proteins are encoded in a genomic region of Petrotoga miotherma DSM 10691:
- a CDS encoding ABC transporter ATP-binding protein: MLEIKNLDLKYGRIQVIWDLTMSIYNNEAVGIFGPNGAGKTTLISSIVGLIKPEKGELIFKGNSLSGFKTHEIIRKGISLVPQERELFPFMTVEENLKLGAAYVPNARNRISENLDFVFEIFPILKERIHQLAGTMSGGQQRMLAIGRALMANPKLLILDEPSLGLQPSLVIELFQKLVEIKKSGVSIMLAEQNVKQGLKVIDRGYVLENGKIVMEDVGKNLANSPHIQKSYLGV, encoded by the coding sequence ATGCTTGAAATCAAAAATTTGGATTTAAAATATGGAAGAATACAGGTAATCTGGGATTTAACGATGTCAATTTATAACAATGAAGCTGTAGGCATTTTTGGACCGAATGGAGCTGGTAAAACTACCTTAATCAGTTCAATCGTTGGCTTAATAAAACCAGAAAAAGGAGAGCTAATTTTTAAGGGGAATTCATTAAGTGGATTTAAAACTCATGAAATAATAAGAAAAGGGATTTCTTTGGTTCCCCAGGAAAGAGAATTATTTCCTTTTATGACCGTGGAAGAAAATTTAAAATTGGGAGCAGCCTATGTGCCAAATGCAAGGAATAGAATAAGTGAAAATTTGGATTTTGTTTTTGAAATTTTTCCAATATTAAAAGAAAGAATTCATCAGTTAGCTGGCACTATGAGTGGCGGTCAACAAAGAATGTTGGCTATCGGAAGAGCATTAATGGCAAATCCTAAATTGCTAATACTTGATGAGCCTTCATTGGGGTTACAGCCTTCACTTGTTATAGAATTGTTTCAAAAATTAGTAGAGATTAAGAAATCCGGGGTATCGATAATGTTGGCAGAACAGAACGTAAAACAAGGGCTAAAGGTTATTGATAGAGGTTACGTGTTAGAAAACGGGAAAATTGTTATGGAAGATGTTGGCAAGAATCTTGCTAACAGTCCGCACATTCAAAAATCTTATCTTGGGGTATAA
- a CDS encoding ABC transporter ATP-binding protein, translating into MQIVSTKKLVKKFGGLVAVNGVTMSIEEKEILGIIGPNGAGKTTLVNLIAGMYYPTEGEITFDNQNIEKYPPHIRNRIGLSRTFQVVRPLQGFTGLENIMVGALFGAGENLKRARETANEICDLLELENRNQPIDKLTVLDLKKVEIGRALASKPKVLFLDEVMAGLNSDETWQMIDLVKKLRENGITIAIIEHVMGVIKELTDRVIVLESGKIIAQGVYQEVSKDPKVISAYLGEED; encoded by the coding sequence ATGCAAATAGTATCTACAAAAAAATTAGTGAAAAAATTTGGAGGATTAGTAGCTGTAAATGGTGTCACAATGAGTATAGAAGAAAAAGAAATTTTAGGTATTATTGGACCAAATGGTGCGGGAAAAACCACGTTGGTTAATTTGATAGCTGGTATGTATTATCCCACTGAAGGTGAGATCACATTTGACAATCAGAACATTGAAAAATATCCACCACATATTCGAAACAGAATAGGGCTCTCAAGAACTTTTCAAGTTGTAAGGCCATTGCAAGGGTTTACAGGTTTAGAAAATATTATGGTTGGTGCATTGTTCGGAGCTGGAGAGAACTTAAAACGCGCAAGGGAAACCGCAAATGAAATATGCGATCTTTTGGAATTGGAAAATAGGAACCAACCTATAGATAAATTAACTGTTCTTGACTTAAAAAAAGTGGAAATAGGACGGGCTTTAGCCTCCAAACCAAAAGTTTTATTTTTGGATGAAGTAATGGCTGGGTTAAACTCCGATGAAACATGGCAAATGATCGACTTGGTGAAAAAGCTTAGAGAAAATGGAATAACGATAGCCATAATAGAACATGTAATGGGTGTAATAAAAGAGTTAACAGACAGAGTAATAGTTTTGGAATCTGGAAAAATTATAGCCCAAGGGGTTTATCAGGAAGTTTCAAAAGATCCTAAAGTTATATCTGCTTACTTAGGGGAGGAAGACTGA
- a CDS encoding branched-chain amino acid ABC transporter permease, whose product MKKILTPLIAIIAIGLLMFLPFYTGAYFLHVVMTILIYMTLSLSWDMMLRTGQLSFGVAGFFGVGAYVSIVSFANFGINPLFSIFLAGGFMAVIAWALGFVVLKLRGIYFAITTLALTTVFSVIIRNTPRLTGGASGKVIPNVIFQGDSSKIYWLILTLALSTILISEIFSRTRIHFAINSIRTDEIVAKSTGINIFKYLIIIFIITAAIQGVTGAVYSQQYGFVSPETTFSLDFLLLPMAMALVGGIYSTWGPVIGAIVLGFASEYLKLIMPYGHLIIYGIIIILIILFLPKGIFGSLKNKIQSSK is encoded by the coding sequence ATGAAAAAAATCTTAACTCCTTTAATAGCAATTATTGCAATAGGATTATTAATGTTTTTGCCTTTCTATACTGGAGCGTATTTTCTCCATGTAGTTATGACTATTTTAATATATATGACATTATCTTTGAGCTGGGATATGATGTTGAGAACAGGTCAGTTATCCTTTGGAGTAGCAGGTTTTTTTGGGGTAGGTGCTTATGTATCGATAGTTTCCTTTGCGAATTTTGGAATTAACCCTTTATTTAGCATATTCCTTGCAGGGGGTTTTATGGCAGTGATAGCTTGGGCATTAGGATTTGTCGTGCTTAAATTGAGAGGAATTTATTTTGCAATCACCACTTTAGCCTTGACAACGGTCTTTTCTGTTATTATCAGGAATACTCCCCGTTTAACCGGTGGAGCAAGTGGAAAGGTTATACCTAATGTAATATTTCAAGGAGATTCTTCAAAAATATATTGGTTGATATTGACCTTAGCTCTATCGACAATTTTAATTTCTGAAATATTTAGTCGAACAAGGATTCATTTTGCCATCAACTCAATAAGGACAGATGAGATTGTGGCTAAATCGACGGGTATTAATATTTTTAAATATCTGATAATTATCTTTATTATAACAGCAGCCATTCAAGGGGTAACTGGAGCTGTGTACTCTCAACAATACGGTTTTGTTTCTCCCGAAACAACCTTTTCTTTAGATTTTCTCTTATTACCTATGGCAATGGCACTTGTAGGAGGAATATATTCTACCTGGGGCCCAGTTATCGGAGCAATTGTTTTAGGGTTTGCATCTGAATATTTAAAATTAATTATGCCCTATGGTCATCTCATAATTTATGGAATAATCATAATTCTTATAATATTGTTCTTGCCAAAGGGAATATTTGGATCTTTAAAAAACAAAATACAATCTAGTAAGTAG
- a CDS encoding branched-chain amino acid ABC transporter permease: MLNVLHLRLNKTFLIFLVFLVVIAIWKPIPLIYGLQRGGLYSLIGLPLALILGIVGILNLAHGDFLTLGLYIGYIFFTQLGLDPLISVFPLFIIMFLLAIGIYQISIKYVLKAGELNQLLLTFGISMVIIELIKIIWTTRPRNIYTPYASSSITISNFSIGIYEFLYPIMAIGVLILLQLFLKKTLLGQATRAVGQNPKGAEIVGIDTNKVYLIVFAIAFGIIGIAAGIMLPRTSIFPLSGNAYTLKSFALAAMAGLGNLNGILIGGITLGVVEAVVQSIPGYSGWSDLVFFGVLIIVILIRAYRGSES, from the coding sequence ATGTTGAATGTTCTGCATTTGCGACTTAACAAAACATTTTTAATTTTTCTCGTTTTTCTAGTGGTTATTGCTATTTGGAAGCCCATACCTTTGATCTATGGCCTTCAACGTGGTGGTTTATATTCTTTAATCGGGTTACCTTTGGCTTTGATATTAGGAATCGTTGGTATATTAAACTTAGCTCATGGAGATTTTTTGACTTTAGGTTTATATATAGGTTATATTTTTTTCACTCAATTAGGCTTAGACCCACTTATTTCAGTGTTTCCATTATTTATTATAATGTTTTTATTGGCAATAGGGATTTATCAGATTTCAATAAAATATGTGTTAAAAGCAGGAGAACTGAACCAACTGTTATTAACATTTGGGATATCTATGGTAATTATAGAGCTTATAAAAATAATTTGGACTACACGCCCAAGAAATATTTATACTCCCTATGCTTCTTCATCCATAACAATATCAAATTTCTCTATTGGTATTTATGAATTTCTTTATCCAATAATGGCAATTGGAGTGCTTATCCTTCTTCAACTTTTTTTGAAAAAGACACTTTTAGGGCAAGCAACTAGAGCTGTTGGACAAAACCCAAAAGGTGCTGAAATTGTTGGTATAGATACCAACAAGGTATATCTTATCGTTTTTGCTATAGCTTTTGGAATTATAGGAATTGCTGCGGGAATAATGTTGCCAAGGACATCCATATTCCCCTTGTCAGGGAATGCATATACTTTAAAGTCCTTTGCTTTAGCAGCTATGGCAGGTTTGGGTAATTTAAATGGTATTTTAATCGGTGGAATCACTTTAGGAGTAGTTGAAGCAGTCGTTCAATCGATTCCTGGATACAGTGGCTGGTCAGATTTAGTTTTTTTTGGAGTATTAATTATCGTAATATTAATTAGAGCATACAGGGGGTCAGAGTCATGA